From the genome of Lotus japonicus ecotype B-129 chromosome 6, LjGifu_v1.2, one region includes:
- the LOC130726767 gene encoding NAC domain-containing protein 73-like, giving the protein MKWCNDSDKEKGNEYLITPTNTPKAIINLTEGIHTIKCPSCSHNMEVRDQGGIHGLPAGVKFDPNDQEILEHLEAKVVSDVCKLHPLIDQFIPTLQGDNGICYTHPEKLPGVSKDGQVRHFFHRPSKAYTTGTRKRRKVHTDDEGSETRWHKTGKTRAVFAGGGAVKGFKKIMVLYTNFGRQRKPEKTNWVMHQYHLGSNEEEQDGELVVSKVFYQTQPRQCGTSIIRDPP; this is encoded by the exons ATGAAATGGTGCAATGACTCTGATAAGGAGAAGGGCAATGAATATTTAATCACGCCCACGAATACTCCTAAAGCTATCATCAATCTCACAGAAGGAATTCATACAATAAAATGCCCCTCATGTAGCCATAACATGGAAGTCAGAGATCAG GGTGGAATTCATGGATTGCCGGCTGGAGTGAAGTTTGATCCAAATGACCAAGAAATACTGGAGCATTTGGAGGCCAAGGTAGTTTCTGATGTGTGCAAGCTTCATCCCCTTATTGATCAGTTCATACCAACGCTTCAAGGCGATAATGGAATCTGCTATACACACCCAGAAAAGCTACCag GAGTTAGCAAAGATGGGCAGGTCCGCCACTTCTTTCACAGGCCTTCTAAAGCATACACAACAGGAACAAGGAAAAGAAGAAAGGTTCACACTGATGATGAAGGAAGCGAAACTAGATGGCACAAAACAGGGAAAACTAGAGCTGTTTTTGCTGGTGGTGGTGCAGTGAAGGGTTTTAAAAAGATTATGGTACTCTACACCAACTTTGGCAGGCAAAGGAAGCCTGAGAAGACCAATTGGGTGATGCATCAATACCATCTTGGCAGTAATGAAGAAGAGCAAGATGGAGAATTAGTTGTTTCAAAGGTCTTCTACCAGACACAACCTAGACAATGTGGTACTTCCATTATAAGAGATCCTCCATAG
- the LOC130723609 gene encoding putative disease resistance RPP13-like protein 1 yields the protein MAVALVGGAFLSGFVNVALDKLTSPEFLNFIRRKKLDNLHLRLKTTLYAVKAVLNDAEQKHITDSEVKNWLDDLKDAVYVADDVLDLLSTKAATGKQVSNFFSRHFNFNSQDRDMVNRLEDIVGRLESIVKDRDILGLKEVANVTMSSRLPSTSLMETRSTIYGRDQDEKAILKLLLDDNQSDGKVSVIPIVGMGGVGKTTLAQLVYNDDHVKQKFNLRAWACVSDEFDILKVMKTITGAITKRNCTLNDIDLLHLELKENLTGNKFLIVLDDVWMENSVNWNFLIKHLPFGIMGSKILVTTRSEKAASLIQTFQCYHMNQLSDKDCWYVFASHAGISLESTENRTFETIGRQIVNRCKGSPLAAQSLGGLLRGKHDIGDWNNILNSNIWELPENESNIIPALRISYHYLPPHLKCCFVYCSLFPKDYEFDKDELILLWMAEDLLEPSKTGKTLEEVGHEYFVDLASRSFFQRDISNEYFVMHDLIHDLAILFSGEFYSRLEELGKEAKISIKTRHLSISGFTDQVSESFDIFSKVKFLRSFLSINLQNSPFNNGKAACTILFNLKYLRELSLCEFSNLDALPDSIGEMIHLRYLNLSHTSINALPESLCNLYNLQTLKLYDCKKLTMLPNDMQNLVKLRHLDIRGTDLKEMPREMSKLHHLQHLSCYMVGKHEENGIKQLEKLSNLHGLLKIMKLENVTNSNEALEAKVRDKKHLDRLELCWSSENDFNDSQGEMDILCKLQPHQDLKGIVISGYKGTKFSEWVGHSSFHRMTRIVLSGCENCCMLPSLGQLPSLKSLYIKELNGLEIVGVEFFKSDDSFTGTLFPSLEKLDISSMACWEVWNHPIESNAFPQLKRLTISDCPRLRGDLPTHLPALESLWIENCEQLASNLPRAPVIRSLKVEKSNKVSLRELPISVEELEIRGSEAVEFMFEAITITQPTCLQGLMIWSCSSALSFPGDCLPASLKSLYIRDFRELEFPKQNQQQHELLESLDIDNSCDSLISCKSSQDHY from the coding sequence ATGGCAGTTGCATTAGTGGGTGGAGCTTTTCTCTCTGGTTTTGTTAATGTTGCTCTTGATAAGCTCACTTCTCCTGAGTTTCTCAACTTCATCCGGAGAAAGAAGCTTGACAATTTGCATTTAAGGTTGAAGACTACTCTTTATGCCGTTAAAGCTGTGCTGAACGATGCAGAGCAGAAACATATAACAGACTCTGAAGTGAAAAACTGGCTTGATGACCTCAAAGACGCTGTCTATGTGGCTGATGACGTTCTGGATCTGCTTTCTACTAAAGCTGCCACTGGAAAGCAGGTGAGCAACTTCTTCTCTAgacatttcaatttcaattctcAAGACAGGGACATGGTTAACCGCTTGGAAGACATAGTTGGCAGACTAGAATCCATTGTCAAAGACAGAGATATTCTTGGTCTTAAGGAGGTTGCTAACGTCACCATGTCATCGAGACTTCCATCTACCTCTCTCATGGAGACTCGGTCTACTATCTATGGTAGGGATCAAGATGAGAAGGCCATACTCAAGTTGTTGTTAGATGATAATCAAAGTGATGGTAAAGTATCTGTCATCCCTATTGTGGGCATGGGCGGAGTGGGGAAAACCACTTTAGCCCAACTGGTGTATAATGATGATCATGTAAAGCAGAAGTTTAATTTACGTGCATGGGCTTGTGTTTCTGATGAATTTGATATTCTCAAGGTTATGAAGACTATCACAGGGGCTATTACCAAAAGAAATTGTACTCTGAATGATATCGATTTGCTTCACCTTGAATTGAAGGAAAATTTGACCGGGAATAAATTCTTAATAGTATTGGATGATGTTTGGATGGAGAATTCTGTTAATTGGAATTTTCTTATAAAACATCTTCCGTTCGGGATCATGGGAAGTAAAATTCTCGTGACAACACGTAGTGAAAAAGCTGCTTCTCTGATCCAAACCTTCCAATGTTACCATATGAATCAATTGTCTGATAAAGATTGTTGGTATGTTTTTGCGAGCCATGCAGGTATTTCATTAGAATCTACCGAAAACAGGACTTTTGAAACAATTGGTAGACAAATTGTTAACAGGTGTAAGGGGTCACCTTTAGCGGCACAATCACTTGGAGGCTTATTGCGAGGGAAGCATGATATCGGAGACTGGAACAATATATTGAATAGCAACATTTGGGAACTTCCTGAAAATGAGAGCAATATTATTCCAGCACTGAGAATTAGTTATCATTATCTACCTCCACATCTGAAATgttgttttgtttattgttcattgtttccaaaggattatgaatttGATAAAGATGAACTAATCTTGTTGTGGATGGCGGAGGATCTTTTAGAGCCTTCAAAAACTGGAAAGACTTTAGAAGAAGTTGGTCATGAGTATTTTGTTGATTTGGCTTCAAGATCATTTTTCCAGAGAGATATATCGAATGAGTATTTTGTGATGCATGATCTTATACATGATTTAGCAATCTTATTTAGTGGAGAATTTTATTCTAGATTGGAAGAACTTGGGAAAGAAGCTAAGATCAGTATCAAGACTCGTCATTTATCAATTAGTGGGTTCACTGATCAAGTCTCAGAAagttttgatattttttccaAGGTAAAATTTTTGAGGTCATTTTTGTCAATTAATCTCCAAAATTCTCCATTCAACAATGGAAAGGCAGCATGCACCATTCTCTTCAATTTGAAATATCTAAGAGAATTGTCACTCTGCGAATTCTCAAATCTAGATGCATTACCCGATTCAATAGGTGAAATGATTCATTTGCGATATTTGAATCTCTCTCACACAAGTATAAATGCACTACCAGAGTCATTGTGTAACTTATACAATTTACAAACATTGAAGTTGTACGATTGTAAGAAGCTGACTATGTTGCCTAATGACATGCAAAATCTTGTGAAGTTGCGCCATCTTGATATCCGGGGAACTGATTTAAAAGAGATGCCTAGAGAAATGAGTAAATTGCATCATTTGCAGCATTTAAGTTGCTATATGGTGGGCAAGCATGAAGAGAATGGGATCAAGCAACTCGAAAAACTTTCAAATCTTCATGGATTACTTAAGATTATGAAATTGGAGAATGTTACCAACAGTAATGAAGCATTGGAGGCTAAGGTAAGGGATAAGAAGCACCTTGACCGCTTAGAATTGTGCTGGTCTTCAGAAAACGATTTTAACGATTCCCAAGGTGAAATGGACATTCTTTGCAAGTTACAACCTCATCAAGACCTGAAAGGAATAGTGATATCTGGATACAAGGGCACAAAATTTTCAGAATGGGTTGGACACTCTTCCTTCCACCGCATGACTCGCATAGTTCTATCTGGCTGTGAGAATTGTTGTATGCTTCCTTCCCTTGGACAACTACCCTCTCTCAAGAGTCTATATATTAAAGAATTGAATGGGCTTGAGATTGTGGGTGTTGAATTTTTCAAGAGTGATGATTCCTTTACTGGGACACTCTTTCCCTCCCTTGAAAAATTGGATATTTCGAGCATGGCATGTTGGGAAGTGTGGAATCATCCAATTGAGTCAAATGCCTTTCCTCAACTAAAGCGCCTCACCATAAGTGATTGTCCCAGATTAAGGGGAGATTTGCCAACTCATCTTCCAGCTTTGGAATCACTTTGGATTGAGAATTGTGAGCAGCTTGCTTCTAACCTTCCTAGGGCTCCCGTCATCCGGTCATTAAAGGTAGAGAAAAGCAATAAAGTGTCCTTACGAGAGCTACCCATTTCGGTGGAAGAGCTAGAAATCAGAGGAAGCGAGGCGGTGGAGTTTATGTTTGAGGCCATCACCATCACCCAACCAACTTGTCTTCAAGGTTTAATGATCTGGAGTTGTTCATCTGCCTTATCATTCCCGGGAGATTGTTTACCCGCATCACTCAAGAGCTTGTATATCCGGGATTTCAGGGAACTAGAATTTCCAAAGCAAAACCAGCAGCAACACGAGTTACTTGAGTCCCTTGATATAGAT